The proteins below are encoded in one region of Verrucomicrobiia bacterium:
- the efp gene encoding elongation factor P — protein MPTANDLRRGMAINYNGDICVVLDSQHRTPGNLRAFVQATLRSIRSGRSSDVRFSSTERIDVVPMVTRKMEFSYKDGQDYVFSDPETYETVTLSPEIVGDAKNFLVENGGVTVTFVEDKAVSIEMPSSVVLTVSDAPEGIRGDSANNVQKPVIMETGITVQAPLFIKTGEKIKIDTRTGKYMERA, from the coding sequence ATGCCAACAGCAAACGACCTGCGCCGGGGTATGGCGATTAATTATAACGGGGACATCTGCGTGGTTTTGGACAGCCAGCACCGGACCCCTGGCAACCTGCGCGCCTTCGTCCAGGCAACCCTGCGTAGCATCCGCAGCGGACGCTCCTCCGATGTCCGCTTCAGCTCCACTGAGAGAATCGACGTGGTCCCCATGGTGACTCGCAAAATGGAGTTCAGCTACAAGGACGGACAGGATTATGTCTTTTCTGACCCGGAGACCTATGAAACCGTCACCCTTTCACCGGAAATTGTCGGTGACGCCAAGAACTTCCTGGTCGAGAACGGGGGCGTCACGGTGACGTTTGTTGAGGACAAAGCGGTTTCGATTGAAATGCCGTCAAGCGTGGTCTTAACCGTTTCGGACGCCCCGGAAGGCATCCGCGGGGATTCGGCTAACAACGTCCAGAAGCCGGTGATCATGGAGACCGGAATCACGGTCCAGGCGCCGCTCTTTATCAAGACCGGCGAGAAGATTAAGATTGATACCCGAACCGGCAAATACATGGAACGGGCTTAA
- a CDS encoding polysaccharide biosynthesis/export family protein, whose amino-acid sequence MERHAPVFSPGRVAGVRLETVTLTNRIDPAWLRPSTNLFTLGPGDKLDIELLGDPASKTTTVVGPDGKIYFNLLPGIDVWGLTLAQAKAQLEKGLAKYVREQPQVSIVLRGVESKRIWVLGRVQAPGVYPLATPLTLLDAVSMAGGTLSMSSFRQQETSGANDDLADLSRSFVLREGKLLPVNFQRLLRRGDLSQNIYLQPDDFVYFPAATVRVVYVLGAVSEPRAVAYRTGLTVAGAIAGAYGTINGAYMHHVTVVRGSLSNPQIAVVDYRNVLKGNAPDLGLEPGDIVYVPFSPYRYLIKYVQLAIDTFVSSTAINGGSSLIGVPSTGTAGVFIPVGSGVQIIPPIAPPPIQ is encoded by the coding sequence ATGGAACGCCATGCCCCCGTTTTCTCACCCGGACGAGTAGCAGGTGTTCGGCTCGAGACAGTGACACTCACCAACCGGATCGATCCGGCCTGGCTGCGGCCCAGCACCAACCTGTTTACACTGGGTCCTGGGGACAAACTGGACATCGAGTTGCTGGGTGATCCGGCCAGCAAAACCACAACGGTGGTTGGCCCGGACGGGAAAATCTATTTCAACCTGCTTCCTGGCATAGATGTTTGGGGCCTGACCCTCGCTCAGGCCAAGGCGCAGTTGGAGAAGGGTCTGGCGAAATATGTGCGCGAACAGCCGCAAGTCTCGATTGTCCTGCGGGGAGTGGAAAGCAAGCGCATCTGGGTATTGGGGCGGGTGCAAGCGCCGGGGGTTTATCCTCTGGCGACTCCGCTGACGTTGCTGGATGCAGTTTCGATGGCCGGCGGCACTCTCAGCATGTCCTCCTTCCGCCAGCAGGAGACCTCCGGGGCCAACGATGATTTGGCCGATCTGAGCCGCAGCTTCGTCTTGCGGGAAGGCAAACTCTTGCCGGTCAATTTCCAGCGCCTGCTCCGGCGAGGTGATTTAAGCCAAAACATTTACCTGCAGCCGGACGACTTTGTCTATTTCCCCGCCGCGACGGTCCGGGTGGTTTATGTGCTGGGCGCGGTGTCTGAACCTCGGGCGGTGGCTTATCGAACAGGGTTGACTGTTGCAGGAGCTATAGCAGGAGCTTATGGAACCATTAACGGCGCCTACATGCACCATGTCACGGTGGTGCGCGGCTCTCTCTCCAATCCGCAGATCGCCGTGGTGGATTACAGAAATGTCCTCAAGGGCAACGCGCCGGACCTGGGGCTTGAGCCAGGGGATATTGTCTATGTGCCCTTTTCGCCTTATCGGTATCTGATCAAATACGTCCAGCTTGCCATTGACACGTTCGTGAGTTCCACGGCCATTAATGGCGGCAGCTCGCTCATCGGCGTTCCCAGCACCGGCACCGCCGGCGTTTTCATCCCGGTCGGCAGCGGCGTCCAGATTATTCCCCCCATCGCTCCCCCGCCGATACAGTGA